The proteins below come from a single Natrinema sp. SYSU A 869 genomic window:
- a CDS encoding ATPase, T2SS/T4P/T4SS family, with amino-acid sequence MAIDEADQSDAGDFSEGEASDSASEDERSQGSDLTSNSAISVGEYTWEEFMNEYGYGDEVSALYPDDGTETDQLGLDTGEDIGPLPSGDDWDRVEFDPKSYLGYHPDDLEEQILPIAGDNAATLQPIVQKYTDPETTPVIKDIWTWEHYKLAYDHDESSPLDKSEALGFDPNTLEGRLAAANDAALDLDDVVEERTVNVQEDLDEDEFFATATGNTTVSNRYDLEKAVPFEKKTHFREVERYWVNKPYAYVIIFHSEKENEKKYYMIEPYQNEIEMELKEFLSGKLRKAIKYSEDDIKEKANEGGRRAVIEDETRRLLKRYDLFEATSGSTSEGMVQVVRRMLDDDEEAIVEAEDTGPDQLGGIEVRPEPAILIDDPDTLSEYQVEKLLYLLTRDFIGYERIDGIKHDINVEDISVDGYNSPVFVYHSEYEQIISNIYHGESELDDFVVKLAQRSGKGISKRLPQVDATLPDGSRAQLTLGKEVSDHGTNYTIRQFKDVPFTPIDLINWNTFSLDEMAFLWLAIENHKSLIFAGGTASGKTTSLNAVSLFIPSSAKIVSIEDTREVELPQRNWIASVTRPSFSDDEQGDVDEFDLLEAALRQRPDYIVMGEIRGEEGRTLFQVMSTGHTTYTTFHADSVDEVLKRFTTDPINVSKTMFTALDLVSIQTQTRVQGRKVRRNKSLTEINHYEAEHDEINVQDVYQWQAETDEYLKMGDSNTLEAIQFDRGWSKEKLEEELFKREVILAYLIKNELNTYAQVAATVQAFINDPETILTLIANGQLEDSLEDLREMESVLIDVDPEKEELVPRPEATSETYNLSMDILERAEESLFEEFRGEVPSGLAGSLGDVEAESTIEVDRADSDEFEFGGDVDETVDEGEWELGDSSTEFAIDGDDGSDGDEPAWLSEGSEVDGDAGEAAAAGNDQSSDAATGEPAAAATGVGSSTAGEAATGNNPDSTSDSPALNSAPEKSTAAKAEMSTAGGNDARPADSNADNEHRSADNTTESSSTGASNEAGSTANGSTVFPSDDADDSDLGGLFDDMGETIDEIGSPESGQATGDRESAANGRLDTSGFDSMFPEDDLDSIFDPESGNDTSANDISEQLAAGMDSASSDEPEPPTIDIDSGSTDADKTSPDSPATGATEPDNSPAGRSDDGSSETGTGNEDQSATPGTASKDPPTIDIDDGGGDSSADPASDDGPAASSESTTAEPKSEPDDEPAADGSIFGDESESIFTDDEAETADDDGSLFDDDESNDDESIFKGNDDAESTDNGSIFDVDGRDEDSDS; translated from the coding sequence ATGGCTATTGACGAGGCCGACCAATCGGATGCTGGGGACTTTTCTGAGGGGGAGGCATCCGACTCTGCGTCGGAAGATGAGCGGTCTCAAGGATCTGACCTGACGTCGAATTCGGCGATCAGCGTCGGCGAGTATACGTGGGAAGAGTTCATGAACGAGTACGGGTACGGCGACGAAGTGTCCGCCCTGTATCCCGACGACGGGACCGAGACGGACCAGCTCGGACTTGATACCGGTGAGGATATCGGGCCACTCCCAAGTGGAGACGATTGGGACCGAGTCGAGTTCGATCCGAAGTCGTACCTCGGCTACCACCCCGACGACCTCGAGGAACAGATCCTGCCGATCGCCGGCGATAACGCTGCCACGCTCCAGCCGATCGTTCAGAAGTACACTGATCCGGAGACGACACCAGTTATCAAGGATATCTGGACTTGGGAACACTATAAGCTGGCATACGACCACGACGAATCATCGCCGCTCGACAAATCGGAGGCGCTCGGCTTTGATCCCAACACGTTAGAGGGACGTCTGGCTGCTGCCAACGACGCCGCCTTGGATCTCGACGACGTCGTTGAGGAACGCACCGTCAACGTCCAGGAGGATCTCGACGAGGACGAGTTCTTCGCGACGGCCACAGGAAACACCACTGTCTCTAATCGCTACGATCTCGAGAAGGCGGTTCCCTTCGAGAAGAAGACCCACTTTCGGGAGGTCGAGCGCTACTGGGTGAACAAACCCTACGCCTACGTCATCATCTTCCACTCGGAGAAGGAGAACGAGAAGAAGTACTACATGATCGAGCCCTACCAGAACGAGATCGAGATGGAACTCAAGGAGTTCCTCTCAGGCAAACTCAGGAAGGCGATCAAGTACTCCGAGGACGACATCAAGGAAAAGGCGAACGAGGGCGGCCGCCGAGCGGTGATCGAGGACGAAACCCGGCGGTTGCTGAAACGATATGACCTCTTCGAAGCGACCTCCGGTAGCACGTCCGAAGGAATGGTCCAAGTGGTTCGGAGAATGCTCGACGATGACGAAGAGGCCATAGTCGAGGCCGAGGATACCGGCCCAGATCAACTCGGCGGAATAGAAGTCCGGCCCGAACCGGCCATCCTCATAGACGATCCGGACACGCTAAGCGAGTATCAGGTCGAAAAGCTCCTGTACCTGCTCACGCGGGACTTCATCGGCTACGAGCGCATCGACGGCATTAAACACGACATCAATGTCGAGGACATCTCCGTCGACGGCTACAATTCGCCCGTCTTCGTCTATCACTCCGAGTACGAGCAGATCATCTCGAACATCTACCACGGCGAGTCGGAGCTCGACGATTTCGTCGTCAAACTCGCCCAGCGGTCGGGCAAAGGGATCAGTAAACGACTCCCACAGGTCGACGCGACGCTGCCCGACGGCTCGCGTGCCCAGCTCACACTCGGCAAGGAGGTCTCCGACCACGGGACTAACTACACCATCCGTCAGTTCAAGGACGTTCCGTTCACCCCAATCGACCTGATCAACTGGAACACCTTCTCACTCGACGAGATGGCGTTCCTCTGGCTCGCAATCGAGAACCACAAGAGTCTGATCTTCGCCGGCGGTACCGCGTCCGGGAAGACAACCTCGCTGAACGCCGTCTCGCTGTTTATCCCCTCGAGTGCGAAGATCGTCTCCATCGAGGACACCCGCGAGGTCGAACTCCCACAGCGCAACTGGATCGCCAGCGTCACCCGCCCCTCGTTCTCCGACGACGAGCAAGGTGACGTCGACGAGTTCGACCTGCTCGAGGCCGCACTGCGTCAGCGACCTGACTACATTGTCATGGGTGAGATCCGTGGTGAAGAGGGCCGGACGCTTTTCCAGGTCATGTCGACCGGTCACACTACCTACACCACCTTCCACGCTGACTCCGTCGACGAGGTACTCAAGCGGTTCACAACAGACCCGATCAACGTCTCGAAAACGATGTTCACCGCGCTGGACCTCGTCTCGATCCAGACGCAGACGCGGGTCCAAGGCCGGAAGGTCCGCCGGAACAAGTCGTTGACCGAGATCAACCACTACGAGGCCGAACACGACGAGATCAACGTTCAAGACGTCTATCAGTGGCAGGCCGAGACCGACGAGTACCTCAAGATGGGGGACTCGAACACCCTAGAGGCGATTCAGTTCGACCGCGGTTGGAGCAAGGAGAAACTCGAGGAGGAACTGTTCAAGCGAGAGGTCATCCTCGCGTACCTCATCAAGAACGAACTGAACACGTACGCGCAGGTCGCTGCGACCGTTCAGGCGTTCATCAACGATCCTGAGACCATCCTCACGCTCATAGCGAACGGCCAACTCGAGGACAGTCTCGAGGACCTCCGCGAGATGGAGAGCGTCCTGATCGATGTCGACCCGGAGAAAGAGGAGCTTGTTCCACGGCCCGAGGCGACCAGCGAGACGTACAACCTCTCGATGGACATCCTAGAACGGGCCGAGGAGTCGCTGTTCGAGGAGTTCCGTGGTGAGGTTCCCAGCGGCCTCGCGGGCTCGCTTGGCGATGTCGAAGCAGAGAGTACGATTGAGGTCGACCGCGCCGACAGTGACGAGTTCGAGTTCGGCGGCGATGTCGACGAGACCGTCGACGAGGGCGAGTGGGAACTGGGCGACAGTTCGACTGAGTTCGCGATCGACGGCGATGACGGCAGCGACGGCGACGAGCCGGCGTGGTTGAGCGAAGGATCTGAGGTCGATGGCGACGCCGGAGAGGCCGCGGCCGCTGGGAACGACCAATCCAGTGACGCAGCCACCGGCGAACCGGCTGCTGCCGCTACCGGGGTGGGATCGAGTACAGCCGGCGAAGCCGCGACCGGAAATAATCCCGACAGTACTTCTGATTCTCCCGCATTGAATAGCGCACCAGAGAAGAGTACTGCAGCCAAAGCCGAAATGTCGACTGCGGGCGGGAACGACGCCCGACCGGCCGATTCGAACGCGGACAACGAGCATCGCTCGGCGGACAACACAACTGAATCGAGCAGTACTGGAGCGAGTAACGAAGCCGGGTCGACGGCGAACGGTTCGACGGTGTTTCCGTCCGACGACGCCGACGATAGCGATCTGGGTGGACTGTTCGATGATATGGGAGAGACAATCGATGAGATTGGCAGTCCCGAGTCGGGGCAGGCAACTGGCGACCGAGAGTCGGCGGCAAACGGACGACTGGATACGTCCGGATTCGACTCGATGTTCCCGGAAGACGATCTCGATTCGATCTTCGACCCGGAATCTGGCAACGACACGTCGGCGAACGATATCAGTGAGCAACTCGCTGCCGGGATGGACTCGGCCTCGAGCGACGAGCCGGAGCCGCCAACGATCGATATCGACAGCGGGTCGACGGATGCAGACAAGACCAGCCCAGACTCGCCCGCGACGGGCGCTACGGAGCCTGACAATTCGCCTGCCGGTCGTTCCGACGATGGGAGCAGTGAGACCGGCACAGGAAACGAGGACCAGTCTGCGACGCCGGGAACCGCCAGCAAAGACCCGCCGACGATTGATATCGATGACGGTGGTGGAGACTCGTCGGCTGACCCTGCCTCCGATGACGGACCGGCCGCCAGTAGCGAATCGACGACCGCCGAACCGAAATCGGAACCGGACGACGAACCCGCCGCTGACGGTTCCATATTCGGCGACGAGTCGGAATCGATCTTCACTGACGACGAGGCGGAGACGGCCGACGATGACGGGTCACTGTTCGACGACGACGAGTCGAACGACGACGAGTCGATTTTCAAAGGCAACGATGACGCGGAATCGACGGACAACGGCAGCATCTTCGACGTCGATGGACG